In Rubrivirga marina, the following are encoded in one genomic region:
- a CDS encoding VTT domain-containing protein encodes MPDLLDLLLHVDQHLADLAAWAGPWAVVAIAAVVFCETGLVVMPLLPGDSLIFAAGGLAATGAFNVWTLGLALFAAAVLGDAVNYAVGHRLGRAAAGRLVRPERLAQTEAFFARHGGRAVVIARFVPIVRTVAPFVAGIGAMDYPRFLRYNVLGAILWIVPFLGTGYAFGSLPIVKENFGLFVLGVIAMSLVPLIVEVVRNRRLAPLAP; translated from the coding sequence ATGCCTGACCTCCTCGACCTCCTCCTCCACGTCGACCAGCACCTCGCCGACCTCGCGGCGTGGGCCGGGCCGTGGGCCGTCGTCGCCATCGCGGCCGTCGTGTTCTGCGAGACGGGCCTCGTCGTGATGCCGCTCCTCCCCGGCGACTCGCTCATATTCGCGGCCGGCGGCCTCGCCGCGACGGGCGCCTTCAACGTGTGGACGCTCGGGCTGGCCCTCTTCGCGGCGGCCGTCCTCGGCGACGCCGTCAACTATGCCGTCGGGCACCGGTTGGGGCGGGCGGCGGCCGGGCGGCTCGTCCGGCCCGAGCGGCTCGCCCAGACGGAGGCGTTCTTCGCGCGCCACGGCGGCCGGGCTGTCGTGATCGCCCGGTTCGTGCCCATCGTACGTACGGTCGCGCCGTTCGTGGCGGGGATCGGTGCGATGGACTACCCGCGCTTCCTCCGGTACAACGTGCTCGGCGCCATCCTCTGGATCGTCCCGTTCCTCGGGACCGGCTACGCCTTCGGGAGCCTGCCTATCGTGAAGGAGAACTTCGGGCTGTTCGTGCTCGGCGTCATCGCGATGTCGCTGGTGCCGCTCATCGTCGAGGTCGTCCGCAACCGCCGCCTCGCGCCGCTCGCGCCCTAA
- a CDS encoding PstS family phosphate ABC transporter substrate-binding protein produces the protein MRLLALLPLLVLAGCAGCEEADPSGLAGAVTVDGSSTVFPLAEAVAEEFMRDHSGVRITVGASGTGGGFDKFARGETDASNASRVVKAEELERLRASGVRFIEIPVAYDGIAVVTHPASDWVECLTTDELRRIWEPESAVETWADVRAGFPAVPIALYGPGTDSGTYDYFTEAITGEEGASRTDYTASEADNVLVQGVSGEEGSLAFFGLAYVAENPDRLKVLGVDSGDGCVVPTPQTVQSGEYAPLARVEFVYVNAAEADRNEALDAYVRFFLRMAGPLATEVGAVPLSDEAYRLATERYHSRATGSLFAGRVGTRVVDVLTTATESAALRAATR, from the coding sequence ATGCGACTCCTTGCCCTCCTCCCGCTCCTCGTGCTCGCCGGCTGCGCCGGGTGCGAGGAGGCCGACCCCTCCGGCCTCGCGGGCGCCGTCACCGTCGACGGCTCCTCGACCGTCTTCCCCCTCGCCGAGGCCGTGGCCGAGGAGTTCATGCGCGACCACTCGGGCGTGCGGATCACCGTCGGCGCGAGCGGGACGGGCGGCGGGTTCGACAAGTTCGCGCGCGGCGAGACCGACGCCTCGAACGCGAGCCGCGTGGTCAAGGCCGAGGAGCTCGAGCGGCTCCGCGCCTCGGGCGTGCGGTTCATCGAGATTCCCGTGGCGTACGACGGGATCGCCGTCGTGACGCACCCCGCGAGCGACTGGGTCGAGTGCCTGACGACCGACGAGCTCCGGAGGATCTGGGAGCCCGAGTCGGCAGTCGAGACCTGGGCCGACGTCCGGGCCGGCTTCCCGGCCGTGCCCATCGCGCTCTACGGGCCGGGCACCGACTCGGGCACCTACGACTACTTCACCGAGGCGATCACCGGCGAGGAGGGCGCGAGCCGGACCGACTACACGGCGTCGGAGGCCGACAACGTCCTCGTCCAAGGCGTCTCCGGCGAGGAGGGCTCGCTCGCCTTCTTCGGGCTCGCCTACGTGGCCGAGAACCCGGACCGGCTGAAGGTGCTCGGCGTCGACAGCGGCGACGGGTGCGTGGTGCCGACGCCCCAGACCGTCCAGTCCGGGGAGTACGCGCCGCTCGCGCGCGTCGAGTTCGTCTACGTGAACGCCGCCGAGGCCGACCGCAACGAGGCGCTCGACGCCTACGTTCGGTTCTTCCTCCGGATGGCGGGGCCGCTCGCGACCGAGGTCGGGGCCGTGCCCCTCAGCGACGAGGCCTACCGCCTCGCCACCGAGCGCTACCACTCCCGTGCCACGGGCAGCCTCTTCGCCGGCCGCGTCGGCACCCGCGTGGTCGACGTGCTGACGACCGCCACCGAGTCCGCCGCCCTCCGGGCGGCCACCCGATGA
- a CDS encoding hemolysin family protein yields the protein MLVPALIVLALVALNGLFVAAEFAAIGAPRAAVERRAAEGGAAARLAWRIMSDPVRQDRFIATAQLGITFASLGLGMYGEHALAEWLAERLGGAGLEGLGLSVSSHALASVLAIAALTYLHVVLGEMVPKSLALSRAEATVYRVARPMLVVQTALYPLVVGLNAVGNALLRAVGVRRERAAGHYHTPEELADVVRESEAGGLMRSEAGRVVRELFAFGGRTAGDVMVPRVRVVGLPLGTPHEALRERLLDEAHTRYPVYEGDLDHVVGVVHVKDVLRLVRAARALEAADVRPAVFVPEGAGLDRVLAAMGEARTQLAVVMDEHGGTAGIVTIEDLGIEAVGEVEEGAGEGPPDVEPAGPGAFSVDGAVRLEDLEEWLGRPVVHAEVETVSGLVLVLLGRPPAAGDAVEHDGVRFEVEVVEGLGVGRCRVGVPGGGGPSVPSDA from the coding sequence ATGCTCGTCCCCGCCCTCATCGTCCTCGCGCTCGTGGCCCTCAACGGGCTGTTCGTCGCGGCCGAATTCGCCGCCATCGGCGCCCCCCGCGCGGCCGTCGAGCGGCGGGCGGCCGAGGGCGGGGCCGCGGCCCGGCTCGCGTGGCGGATCATGAGCGACCCCGTCCGCCAGGACCGGTTCATCGCGACGGCCCAGCTCGGGATCACGTTCGCGAGCCTGGGGCTCGGGATGTACGGCGAGCACGCGCTCGCCGAGTGGCTCGCCGAACGGCTCGGCGGGGCCGGCTTGGAGGGGCTCGGGCTGTCGGTCTCGTCGCACGCGCTCGCGTCGGTCCTCGCCATCGCCGCGCTGACGTACCTCCACGTGGTCCTCGGCGAAATGGTCCCGAAGTCGCTCGCGCTCTCGCGCGCCGAGGCGACGGTCTACCGCGTGGCCCGGCCGATGCTCGTCGTCCAGACGGCGCTGTACCCGCTCGTCGTCGGGCTGAACGCAGTCGGGAACGCCCTCCTCCGCGCCGTCGGCGTCCGCCGCGAGCGGGCGGCCGGCCACTACCACACGCCCGAGGAACTTGCCGACGTCGTGCGCGAGAGCGAGGCCGGCGGGCTGATGCGGAGCGAGGCCGGGCGCGTCGTCCGCGAGCTGTTCGCGTTCGGGGGGCGGACGGCCGGCGACGTGATGGTCCCCCGCGTCCGGGTCGTCGGGCTCCCGCTGGGGACGCCGCACGAGGCCCTGCGCGAGCGGCTCCTCGACGAGGCCCACACGCGGTACCCCGTCTACGAGGGCGACCTCGACCACGTCGTCGGGGTCGTCCACGTCAAGGACGTGCTCCGGCTCGTCCGGGCCGCCCGCGCGCTGGAGGCCGCCGACGTCCGCCCCGCCGTGTTCGTGCCCGAGGGGGCCGGGCTCGACCGCGTGCTCGCGGCGATGGGCGAGGCCCGGACGCAACTGGCCGTCGTGATGGACGAGCACGGGGGGACGGCCGGGATCGTGACGATCGAGGACCTGGGGATCGAGGCCGTCGGCGAGGTCGAGGAGGGCGCGGGCGAGGGGCCGCCGGACGTCGAACCGGCCGGCCCGGGGGCGTTCTCGGTCGACGGGGCCGTCCGCCTCGAGGACCTGGAGGAGTGGCTGGGCCGGCCGGTCGTCCACGCCGAGGTCGAGACCGTGAGCGGGCTCGTCCTCGTCCTCCTCGGCCGCCCGCCTGCTGCGGGCGACGCCGTCGAGCACGACGGGGTCCGGTTCGAGGTCGAGGTCGTCGAGGGCCTCGGCGTCGGGCGTTGCCGGGTGGGCGTCCCCGGAGGCGGCGGCCCGTCGGTGCCCTCGGACGCGTAG
- a CDS encoding hemolysin family protein, whose translation MLILVNGLYVAAEFAAVSVRHGQIRALAREGHALARRLLPTLEDGRRLDDYIAACQIGITLSSLVLGAFGQATVAIALGDALIGAGLDPVGARSTAAVAVLVALTALQVVVGELVPKSLALQFPVPAALLTYLPTRWSAVVYRPFIAVLNGSGWAVLRALGLQPGGGHRHVHSPEEIDLLIAESSDGGLLEADEQDRLRRALRLGRTTARQLMTPRRAVVGVDAADPEAAVEAAAASPFTRLPAYRGDLDHPVGVLHTKDVAVHLAAGRPGLPPLRPLLSVPGGLAADQLLARFRERRVRLAAVVDEYGGTEGIVTLEDVLSALVGGVGDEFKEGRPAAEPLPDGRTRLPGALRADEAAELLGPSVGAAATVGGLVVAALGRVPAAGERLRLGDAEVEVERVDGHAVASVLVTPAPAGPDPDA comes from the coding sequence GTGTTGATCCTCGTCAACGGGCTCTACGTGGCGGCCGAGTTCGCGGCCGTGAGCGTCCGGCACGGACAGATCCGTGCGCTCGCCCGCGAGGGCCACGCGCTCGCGCGGCGGTTGCTCCCGACGCTCGAGGACGGACGGCGGCTCGACGACTACATCGCCGCGTGCCAGATCGGGATCACGCTCTCGAGCCTCGTCCTCGGCGCGTTCGGGCAGGCGACGGTCGCCATCGCGCTCGGGGACGCGCTGATCGGGGCCGGGCTCGACCCGGTCGGGGCGCGGTCGACGGCGGCGGTCGCCGTGCTCGTCGCGCTGACGGCGCTCCAGGTGGTCGTCGGGGAGCTCGTCCCGAAGTCGCTCGCGCTTCAGTTCCCAGTCCCGGCCGCGCTCCTGACCTACCTCCCGACCCGGTGGTCGGCCGTCGTCTACCGCCCGTTCATCGCCGTGCTCAACGGGAGCGGGTGGGCGGTGCTCCGAGCCCTCGGGCTCCAGCCGGGCGGGGGCCACCGGCACGTCCACTCGCCAGAGGAGATCGACCTCCTCATCGCCGAGAGCAGCGACGGCGGGCTCCTCGAGGCCGACGAGCAGGACCGGCTCCGCCGCGCGCTCCGGCTCGGGCGGACGACGGCCCGCCAGCTCATGACCCCGCGTCGGGCCGTCGTGGGCGTCGACGCGGCCGACCCCGAGGCGGCCGTCGAGGCCGCCGCCGCGAGCCCCTTCACCCGGCTCCCCGCCTACCGCGGCGACCTCGACCACCCCGTCGGCGTGCTCCACACGAAGGACGTCGCGGTCCACCTCGCGGCCGGGCGGCCCGGGCTCCCCCCCCTCCGGCCGCTCCTCAGCGTGCCCGGCGGGCTCGCGGCCGACCAACTCCTGGCCCGGTTCCGCGAGCGGCGCGTCCGGCTCGCCGCCGTCGTCGACGAGTACGGCGGGACGGAGGGGATCGTCACGCTGGAGGACGTGCTCTCCGCGCTGGTCGGCGGCGTCGGCGACGAGTTCAAGGAGGGCCGGCCGGCAGCCGAGCCGCTCCCCGACGGCCGGACGCGGCTCCCCGGGGCCCTCCGTGCCGACGAGGCGGCCGAGCTCCTGGGCCCGTCCGTCGGCGCGGCCGCGACGGTCGGCGGGCTCGTGGTCGCCGCACTGGGGCGCGTCCCCGCGGCCGGCGAGCGGCTCCGCCTCGGCGACGCCGAGGTCGAGGTCGAGCGGGTCGACGGCCACGCCGTCGCGTCGGTCCTCGTCACGCCCGCCCCGGCGGGCCCCGACCCCGACGCCTGA
- a CDS encoding calcium/sodium antiporter: MLLDLLLIAVGLVVLTGGAEGLVRGGAALALRLGLTPLAVGLTVVAFGTSSPELVVSLSAALQGQGDLAVGNVVGSNIFNVAFILGVAALVRPAAAHAQVIRVDVPIVIGSSLLLCALLLDGRLGALEGTVLLAGAGAYTAYTLWAARREAPEVQAEAGGALPDADGPLWRDLAFVVGGLVLLVAGARMLVTGAVSIAEAAGLSEAIIGLTILAAGTSLPELATSVVAALRGQSDIAIGNVVGSNIFNVLGILGVTSLVRPLAPGGIGPVDLGVMLVLAIALLPLLRTGFRLDRLEGALLLLSYVGYTAYLLVAVA; encoded by the coding sequence ATGCTTCTCGACCTCCTCCTCATTGCCGTCGGCCTCGTCGTCCTCACCGGCGGGGCCGAGGGGCTCGTCCGCGGCGGCGCCGCGCTCGCGCTCCGGCTCGGCCTCACGCCGCTGGCCGTCGGGCTCACCGTCGTCGCGTTCGGGACGTCGAGCCCCGAGCTCGTCGTCAGCCTCTCGGCCGCGCTCCAGGGCCAGGGCGACCTGGCCGTCGGGAATGTCGTCGGCTCGAACATCTTCAACGTCGCGTTCATCCTGGGCGTGGCCGCGCTCGTCCGCCCGGCCGCCGCACACGCGCAGGTCATCCGCGTCGACGTGCCGATCGTGATCGGGTCGTCGCTCCTGCTCTGCGCGCTCCTGCTCGACGGCCGCCTCGGGGCGCTCGAGGGGACGGTCCTCCTCGCCGGCGCCGGAGCCTACACGGCCTACACGCTGTGGGCCGCCCGCCGCGAGGCGCCCGAGGTCCAGGCCGAGGCCGGCGGCGCGCTCCCCGACGCCGACGGGCCGCTCTGGCGCGACCTCGCCTTCGTGGTCGGCGGGCTGGTGCTCCTCGTGGCCGGCGCCCGGATGCTGGTCACCGGCGCCGTCTCGATCGCCGAGGCCGCCGGCCTGAGCGAGGCCATCATCGGGCTGACGATCCTCGCCGCCGGGACGAGCCTCCCCGAGCTCGCGACGTCGGTCGTCGCGGCGCTGAGGGGCCAGAGCGACATCGCCATCGGCAACGTCGTCGGGTCCAACATCTTCAACGTCCTCGGCATCCTCGGCGTCACGTCTCTGGTGCGGCCGCTCGCACCGGGCGGCATCGGGCCCGTCGACCTCGGCGTGATGCTGGTCCTCGCCATCGCGCTCCTGCCCCTCCTGCGGACCGGCTTCCGGCTCGACCGGCTCGAGGGCGCGCTCCTCCTCCTCTCCTACGTCGGGTACACGGCGTACCTGCTCGTCGCCGTCGCCTGA
- a CDS encoding cation:proton antiporter has translation MLLYLLPQIAAILVLGRILGGLAHRVGQPRVVGEMAAGIVLGPSLLGWLAPAAQAALFPAESLGALNAIAQVGLVLFLFLVGLELDPAKLRGQGHAALVTSHASIIAPFLLGSVLALYLYPQLSDASVQFSHFALFMGAAMSVTAFPVLARILAERNLLQTKLGVVAITCAAVDDVTAWGLLAVVIALVRTSGAVEVVAVFAWTIVFVALVLFALRPALRRLAVYHRTRGGLTRGALATVLLVTIASAWTTEWIGIHALFGAFLAGVAMPKDPDFVRDVEHRLSDVTTLLFLPLFFAYAGLNTQIGLLDSPRLWLDAGLVVAVATAGKFGGSALAARMSGLGMRESAALGILMNTRGLMELVILTIGLELGVVSPALFAMMVIMALATTVMTTPVLERIYPASLAQQESADAAPSAFSVLLPVALPSNGPELLRVARALAPASRLRVYPLHLLRADRPLADALAPLPADETDALLPLLAAADGLDIRPLAFVSRDVGGDVVDLAKAKQADLVLMGWHEPVVARSALGGVVRDVMRRAPTEVAVVLSRGDGAWGRVLVPFAGGPHDRAALALARRLAEGPEAVPVTVLTAGLDARDAVSVAAVEAARAAGLDIRPALPGAPLDAVVAEAASGYGLVVAGASAAWGLEPSLFSVAHERLAREVPASLLVVRAGPEQGAG, from the coding sequence ATGCTGCTCTACCTCCTGCCGCAGATCGCGGCGATCCTCGTCCTCGGGCGGATCCTGGGCGGCCTCGCGCACCGGGTCGGGCAGCCGCGCGTGGTCGGCGAGATGGCGGCGGGCATCGTGCTCGGGCCGTCGCTGCTGGGATGGCTGGCGCCGGCCGCGCAGGCGGCCCTGTTCCCGGCCGAGAGCCTCGGCGCGCTCAACGCGATCGCCCAGGTCGGGCTGGTGCTGTTCCTGTTCCTCGTCGGGCTCGAGCTCGACCCCGCCAAGCTGCGGGGGCAGGGGCACGCGGCGCTCGTGACGAGCCACGCGTCGATCATCGCGCCGTTCCTGCTGGGGTCGGTGCTCGCGCTCTACCTGTACCCCCAGCTGAGCGACGCGTCGGTCCAATTCTCGCACTTCGCCCTGTTCATGGGCGCGGCCATGAGCGTGACGGCGTTCCCGGTGCTGGCGCGGATCCTCGCCGAGCGGAACCTCTTGCAAACCAAGCTGGGCGTCGTCGCCATCACGTGTGCGGCCGTCGACGACGTGACGGCGTGGGGGCTGCTGGCCGTCGTGATCGCGCTCGTCCGGACGTCGGGCGCCGTCGAGGTCGTGGCCGTGTTCGCGTGGACGATCGTGTTCGTGGCGCTCGTGCTGTTCGCGCTCCGGCCCGCGCTCCGGCGCCTCGCGGTCTACCACCGGACGCGCGGCGGGCTCACGCGCGGGGCCCTCGCGACGGTCCTGCTCGTCACGATCGCGTCGGCCTGGACGACCGAGTGGATCGGCATCCACGCGCTCTTCGGCGCCTTCCTGGCGGGCGTGGCGATGCCCAAGGACCCCGACTTCGTCCGCGACGTGGAGCACCGGCTGAGCGACGTCACGACGCTCCTCTTCCTGCCGCTCTTCTTCGCCTACGCCGGGCTCAACACCCAGATCGGCCTGCTCGACTCGCCGCGGCTCTGGCTCGACGCCGGCCTCGTGGTCGCCGTCGCGACGGCCGGCAAGTTCGGCGGCTCGGCGCTCGCGGCCCGGATGTCGGGGCTCGGGATGCGCGAGTCGGCCGCGCTCGGCATCCTCATGAACACGCGGGGGCTGATGGAGCTCGTGATCCTGACGATCGGCCTCGAGCTCGGCGTCGTGAGCCCGGCCCTGTTTGCGATGATGGTGATCATGGCCCTCGCCACGACCGTCATGACCACGCCGGTCCTCGAGCGGATCTACCCCGCGAGCCTCGCCCAGCAGGAGTCGGCCGACGCCGCGCCGTCGGCGTTCTCGGTGCTGCTCCCGGTGGCGCTCCCGTCGAACGGGCCCGAACTGCTGCGCGTGGCGCGCGCCCTCGCCCCGGCGTCGCGGCTGCGCGTGTACCCGCTCCACCTGCTCCGCGCCGACCGGCCGCTCGCCGACGCCCTCGCCCCGCTCCCGGCCGACGAGACCGACGCGCTCCTCCCGCTCCTCGCCGCCGCCGACGGCCTCGACATCCGCCCGCTCGCGTTCGTCAGCCGCGACGTCGGCGGCGACGTCGTCGACCTCGCCAAGGCCAAGCAGGCCGACCTCGTGCTGATGGGCTGGCACGAGCCGGTCGTAGCGAGGAGCGCGCTTGGCGGCGTCGTCCGCGACGTGATGCGGCGGGCCCCGACCGAGGTGGCCGTGGTCCTCTCCCGAGGCGACGGGGCGTGGGGCCGCGTGCTCGTCCCGTTCGCGGGCGGCCCACACGACCGGGCGGCGCTGGCGCTGGCCCGGCGCCTCGCCGAGGGCCCCGAGGCCGTCCCTGTCACCGTCCTCACGGCCGGGCTCGACGCGCGCGACGCGGTGTCGGTGGCGGCCGTCGAGGCGGCCCGGGCGGCGGGCCTCGACATCCGTCCGGCGCTGCCGGGCGCCCCCCTCGACGCCGTCGTCGCGGAGGCGGCGTCCGGGTACGGGCTCGTGGTCGCCGGCGCGTCGGCGGCGTGGGGGTTGGAGCCGTCGCTGTTCTCGGTGGCCCACGAGCGGCTGGCACGCGAGGTGCCGGCCTCGCTCCTCGTCGTCCGCGCGGGGCCCGAGCAGGGGGCGGGCTGA
- a CDS encoding TrkH family potassium uptake protein, with protein MTDADGPVRQRGAWGRSLSAAQLFVGSFLLLVGVGTVGFKALPGLYAGEPLSWLDALFTATSAICVTGLVVVDTATFFTGWGQAYVLLLIQLGGLGILTFSTLLLAALGRRLSLRQEDLARSAAGPAVGLDPLRLTRHVVGFTLGIEAVGAALLYVQWAPEMGMSGALWPAVFHSVSAFCNAGFSTFSDSLVGAQGDAGILVVVMALVTVGGIGFLVLEELMDRLRRHPERRPRLSVHTRLVLATTALLAVGGGVLFTAFEWGRTFSELDPLDRAVNGLFLSVTARTAGFNAIDYAEAAPSTNFLTVLLMSVGGSPGSTAGGIKTTTAALLVLLAWARLRGRDHVAVWGRTVPEGTIQRAVGLFVVAFGVVTAAIFVLTWSELAWAEAQGATVEAEFLALMFEAASAFNTVGLSMGVTPDLSVVGRWTAIGLMFVGRVGPLAFAAALSRRRDPTAFRYASEDVGLG; from the coding sequence GTGACCGACGCCGACGGCCCGGTGCGCCAGCGGGGCGCGTGGGGACGGTCGCTCTCGGCCGCCCAGCTCTTCGTCGGCTCGTTCCTCCTGCTGGTCGGGGTGGGGACGGTCGGATTCAAGGCGCTCCCCGGCCTCTACGCGGGCGAGCCGCTGTCGTGGCTCGACGCCCTGTTCACGGCGACCAGCGCCATCTGCGTGACGGGCCTGGTCGTCGTCGACACGGCGACGTTCTTCACGGGCTGGGGGCAGGCCTACGTGCTCCTCCTCATCCAGCTCGGCGGGCTCGGCATCCTCACGTTCTCGACGCTGCTGCTGGCCGCGCTGGGCCGCCGGCTCTCGCTCCGCCAGGAGGACCTCGCGCGGAGCGCCGCGGGCCCGGCCGTCGGCCTCGACCCGCTCCGGCTGACGCGCCACGTCGTCGGGTTCACGCTCGGCATCGAGGCCGTCGGGGCCGCGCTGCTCTACGTCCAGTGGGCGCCGGAGATGGGGATGAGCGGGGCCCTCTGGCCGGCCGTCTTCCACTCGGTCAGCGCCTTCTGCAACGCCGGCTTCTCGACGTTCTCGGACTCCCTCGTCGGCGCCCAGGGCGACGCGGGAATCCTGGTCGTGGTGATGGCCCTCGTCACCGTTGGCGGGATCGGGTTCCTGGTCCTGGAGGAGCTGATGGACCGGCTCCGTCGTCACCCCGAGCGACGGCCGCGGCTGTCGGTGCACACCCGGCTCGTGCTCGCGACGACGGCGCTGCTCGCGGTCGGCGGCGGCGTGCTCTTCACCGCCTTCGAGTGGGGGCGGACCTTCTCCGAGCTCGACCCGCTCGACCGGGCCGTCAACGGCCTCTTCCTGAGCGTGACCGCGCGGACGGCCGGGTTCAACGCCATCGACTACGCCGAGGCGGCCCCGAGCACCAACTTTTTGACGGTCTTGCTTATGTCCGTCGGGGGCTCGCCCGGCTCGACGGCGGGCGGGATCAAGACGACGACGGCGGCGCTCCTCGTGCTCCTCGCCTGGGCCCGGCTCCGGGGCCGCGACCACGTCGCCGTCTGGGGCCGGACGGTCCCCGAGGGGACGATCCAACGCGCCGTCGGGCTGTTCGTCGTCGCGTTCGGGGTTGTGACCGCGGCCATCTTCGTCCTGACGTGGAGCGAGCTGGCCTGGGCCGAGGCGCAGGGCGCGACGGTCGAGGCCGAGTTCCTGGCGCTGATGTTCGAGGCCGCGAGCGCGTTCAACACCGTCGGCCTGTCGATGGGCGTCACGCCCGACCTCTCGGTCGTCGGCCGGTGGACGGCGATCGGGCTGATGTTCGTCGGCCGCGTCGGCCCGCTCGCGTTCGCCGCCGCGCTCTCGCGGCGCCGCGACCCGACGGCGTTCCGCTACGCCTCCGAAGACGTCGGCCTCGGATGA
- a CDS encoding potassium channel family protein, with the protein MNRYVIVGLGIFGSAAAQALHKQGHDVVAIDRDGELVDRMAPLVTRAVVGDARDRAVLERIGAGGADAAVVSTGDDLSASALAVMALRDLGVREVVAKVVSADHARIVARVGATRTVFPERESAINLALQMTQGAALINYVRLGSGLSIQEMAVPRAWEGQTLRELDLTRAHRVSVVAVHDVLADTTTPVPDPDAPLLDTHTLVVTGDEASLARVAKIR; encoded by the coding sequence ATGAACCGCTACGTGATCGTCGGCCTCGGCATCTTCGGCTCGGCCGCCGCGCAGGCCCTCCACAAACAGGGCCACGACGTCGTCGCCATCGACCGCGACGGCGAGCTCGTCGACCGGATGGCCCCGCTTGTGACGCGCGCCGTCGTCGGCGACGCCCGGGACCGGGCCGTCCTCGAGCGGATCGGCGCGGGCGGGGCCGATGCGGCCGTCGTGAGCACAGGCGATGACCTGAGCGCGAGCGCGCTCGCCGTCATGGCCCTCCGCGACCTGGGCGTCCGCGAGGTGGTCGCGAAGGTCGTCTCGGCCGACCACGCCCGGATCGTCGCCCGCGTCGGGGCCACCCGGACCGTCTTCCCGGAGCGGGAGTCGGCGATCAACCTGGCGCTGCAGATGACGCAGGGCGCCGCGCTCATCAACTACGTCCGCCTCGGGAGCGGGCTGAGCATCCAGGAGATGGCGGTCCCGCGCGCGTGGGAAGGGCAGACGCTCCGCGAGCTCGACCTGACGCGGGCGCACCGCGTCTCCGTCGTCGCCGTCCACGACGTGCTGGCCGACACGACGACGCCGGTCCCCGACCCCGACGCGCCGCTCCTCGACACCCACACGCTCGTGGTCACGGGCGACGAGGCGTCGCTGGCGCGCGTGGCGAAGATCCGGTGA
- a CDS encoding PTS sugar transporter subunit IIA yields the protein MSDDRPRPWWKRGRPALTPPPDAFDASLRLPALLAPGGVAVWTEPVDRQAVVAALAPRVADAAGLDEALVLRLLQKRDALGSTHLGEGVDLPHARVDGLEWPAFALGLTRGGVADAEAPTEVVWLLLLPPGAAGLGTTAQVARACHDADFRHALRTAGGTADVRAALARWERAHEAPPAAWGS from the coding sequence ATGTCCGACGACCGACCCCGCCCCTGGTGGAAGCGGGGCCGCCCCGCCCTGACTCCCCCCCCCGACGCCTTCGACGCGTCGCTCCGGCTCCCGGCCCTCCTCGCTCCGGGCGGCGTCGCGGTGTGGACCGAGCCCGTCGACCGGCAAGCGGTCGTCGCGGCGCTGGCGCCGCGCGTGGCGGACGCGGCCGGGCTGGACGAGGCGCTCGTCCTCCGGCTCCTCCAGAAGCGCGACGCGCTCGGGTCGACGCACCTCGGCGAGGGCGTCGACCTCCCGCACGCCCGGGTCGACGGGCTCGAGTGGCCGGCGTTCGCGCTCGGCCTCACGCGCGGCGGCGTGGCCGACGCCGAGGCTCCGACCGAGGTCGTCTGGCTCCTCCTCCTCCCGCCCGGCGCCGCCGGGCTCGGGACGACGGCCCAGGTCGCCCGTGCCTGCCACGACGCCGACTTCCGCCACGCCCTCCGGACGGCCGGGGGCACTGCCGACGTCCGGGCCGCGCTCGCGCGCTGGGAGCGGGCGCACGAGGCGCCGCCGGCCGCCTGGGGCTCGTGA